A part of Marinobacter psychrophilus genomic DNA contains:
- a CDS encoding sensor histidine kinase → MTRPSADFSLILAASIHDMKNSLGVLLSSLEDLRDEQQASGSSSANLNILQYQAERIHNDLVRLLGSYRLQQNMLSAHTEEHFVRDLLDDTIARYVSIIDGQNISCQNIAQYISGYFDHQLIASVLDNSVSNAVRYAKHEICLNAVYCEDYLVISVHDDGPGFTESMLRQEMDHSIDFGGGNTHLGLYFANAIAALHNAGGRKGFIKLLNGGQFGGGVFEIWLP, encoded by the coding sequence ATGACAAGGCCAAGCGCAGACTTTTCGCTGATTCTTGCGGCATCGATCCATGATATGAAAAATTCACTCGGGGTATTGTTGTCGTCATTAGAAGACCTGCGCGATGAACAGCAAGCCAGTGGTTCATCCAGCGCAAACCTCAATATCTTACAATACCAAGCCGAGCGTATTCACAACGACCTGGTGCGCCTGCTTGGGTCTTATCGCTTGCAGCAAAACATGCTGAGCGCGCACACCGAAGAACATTTTGTACGCGACCTGTTGGACGATACCATTGCTCGCTATGTCTCAATAATCGATGGCCAAAATATTAGCTGCCAAAACATTGCCCAATACATCAGTGGGTATTTTGATCATCAGTTAATCGCTAGTGTACTGGACAACAGTGTAAGTAACGCAGTTCGCTACGCTAAACATGAGATATGCCTGAATGCAGTCTATTGCGAGGACTATCTGGTGATTAGCGTACACGACGATGGGCCGGGCTTTACAGAATCTATGCTGCGTCAGGAAATGGACCACAGTATCGACTTTGGCGGGGGTAATACACACTTGGGGCTCTACTTCGCCAATGCCATAGCCGCTCTTCACAACGCAGGTGGCCGCAAAGGTTTTATCAAGCTGTTGAATGGCGGGCAGTTTGGTGGCGGTGTATTCGAAATCTGGTTGCCATAA
- a CDS encoding response regulator, whose product MGTTLRPAAFGKLRYLVVDDVDSFRLSMRTMLSSCGAEKIELASGAKQAIDYCSYNKVDILLCDYNFGDDRNGQQILEELRFRKLLSHTAVFMMITAETSRHMVLAARDCQPDAYLAKPINRAVLHTRLSSLLQQREALLPINRELDRHNYEKAVALCLQAQKTQPRYNTWLLKTLGDLYFRLGELDQAESIYNDTLISRDIPWALLGRCRVLLAKGKGEDSVLDLQRLVNSNPDCMEAYDLLAEGLATMGNPVQSQQILEAAVQHSPNALLRQKKLALQAEMNADMESAVKAWRRTVSLSQHSIHESPDHYLALSSALADLSESADSNLDKSSSPQVTAAQIKEANTTLAAMEKRFTNEANLSIRSRILRCRLLAAEGCLADSQALLDKVRQELTPVPPTISADTEIDYAKALFLLNSKEEAKNRLAQLAHRYRSDADIQRKVESLLDEPVGFRQKLQARSLNHEAIDDFQNNRIDEAIGGFSAALKIVPDQIALNLNLIQVILKRHKSLEQEPEMAVLCRSALERLSSLQESHSQFERYSALKERVEALLP is encoded by the coding sequence ATGGGAACCACTCTACGTCCCGCTGCCTTCGGTAAACTGCGCTATCTGGTCGTGGATGACGTCGATAGCTTCCGTCTGTCGATGCGCACCATGCTCAGCAGTTGCGGTGCTGAAAAAATCGAACTGGCGTCTGGCGCCAAGCAGGCCATCGATTACTGCTCTTATAACAAAGTTGATATATTGCTTTGCGATTACAACTTCGGTGATGATCGTAATGGCCAGCAGATTCTGGAAGAATTGCGGTTTCGCAAGCTGCTGTCTCACACCGCCGTATTTATGATGATTACAGCGGAAACATCGCGTCACATGGTATTAGCAGCAAGGGATTGCCAGCCAGATGCGTACCTCGCCAAGCCAATTAATCGCGCGGTTCTGCACACTCGTCTGAGCAGTCTTTTGCAACAGCGGGAAGCGTTGCTGCCCATAAACCGCGAGCTTGACCGACATAATTATGAAAAAGCCGTGGCCTTGTGCCTGCAAGCGCAGAAAACACAGCCACGCTACAACACGTGGCTATTGAAAACCTTGGGTGACCTTTATTTCCGGCTCGGCGAACTGGATCAAGCCGAGTCAATATATAACGACACGCTAATCTCACGCGATATACCTTGGGCTCTTCTAGGCCGGTGCCGTGTATTGTTAGCTAAGGGTAAAGGTGAGGATTCGGTGCTTGACCTTCAACGCTTGGTAAATAGCAACCCAGATTGCATGGAGGCCTATGATCTTCTTGCCGAGGGCCTTGCGACCATGGGCAACCCGGTACAATCTCAGCAAATATTGGAAGCTGCCGTCCAACATTCACCCAATGCTTTGCTGCGGCAGAAAAAACTGGCTCTGCAGGCGGAGATGAACGCAGACATGGAATCAGCGGTAAAAGCCTGGCGACGAACAGTGAGTCTGAGCCAACATTCTATTCATGAAAGCCCCGACCACTACCTTGCCTTGTCCAGCGCACTCGCTGATCTTAGCGAATCCGCCGATAGCAATTTGGACAAGAGTTCTAGCCCGCAAGTTACTGCCGCGCAGATCAAAGAAGCCAATACAACGCTGGCAGCTATGGAAAAACGCTTTACCAACGAAGCAAACCTGTCTATTCGCAGCCGCATTCTGCGATGCCGGCTGCTTGCGGCGGAAGGATGTCTGGCAGACTCTCAAGCACTCTTAGACAAGGTACGGCAAGAACTAACGCCGGTGCCGCCTACCATTTCGGCAGATACCGAAATAGACTACGCAAAAGCCCTGTTTTTACTCAACAGCAAAGAAGAAGCCAAAAATCGACTGGCGCAGTTGGCACACCGGTATCGTTCAGACGCCGATATTCAGCGTAAAGTGGAAAGCCTTCTGGATGAGCCCGTGGGATTCCGTCAAAAATTACAGGCTCGTAGTTTGAATCACGAAGCAATAGACGATTTTCAAAACAATCGAATTGACGAAGCTATTGGAGGCTTTTCAGCTGCTCTGAAAATTGTACCTGACCAAATTGCCCTGAACCTGAATCTGATACAGGTTATTCTGAAACGTCATAAATCTCTAGAGCAGGAGCCTGAGATGGCCGTTCTATGCCGGTCGGCACTGGAGCGTCTGTCGAGTTTGCAGGAGAGTCACAGTCAATTCGAGCGCTATAGCGCCCTAAAGGAACGCGTGGAGGCGCTGTTACCATGA
- a CDS encoding hybrid sensor histidine kinase/response regulator, with amino-acid sequence MISAWLLVLISITYISLLFFVAWAGDRHPGLYRHRLARTHIYALSLAVYFSSWTFYGAVGRATQEGLGFLPIYLGPLLVFVFAAPLLRRIIHISKRNSSTSIADFIASRYGKSQLLAAMIAVFALIGSVPYIALQLKAIAMGFAVLSSPQGSVQELSNAAWSDSAWYITLALALFTILFGTRHLESTEHHRGMIQAVAFESVIKLVAFSAVGLFVLFGFFNGFGDLTQRVAAADIIGVLTTQNLNLTAFITQTLVAGVAIVCLPRQFHVMVVENSDPRDFETARWAMPIYLIIASAFVLPIAAASLLVPDSANYNPDIMTLQLPILTGNTWLAVLAFLGGGSAAAAMVIVCSVAVATMVSNEIIMPALLKFFRPRMNRKADLSYLLLSIRRIAICAVLLTAYGFYRMAGEDTSLTAFGLLSFAAAAQLGPALVGGIVWRGGNHNGAVWGLFIGFILWLYTLLLPALASTGWINDTLVQQGLWGMSWTRPTALFGTDLDQISHGIIWSLGANTAIYIVLSLLTRQRVREKIQIATYFQDALGRGETPHQQTWQGEILTSDLQALADRFMGDERAETVFRNYERRNAIRLYSQRPATTHFMKYIERQLASIIGGSTARVVLESTLTGRDMQIEDVVSIVDEASQAMTFSRELLHSAIENLSLGVSVVNHQQELVVWNHLYIELFNYPKSFVRLGRPAADLLRYTLTNANLSARKIDEIVAERIVSMTQGQRVSYELQRPDGTFIRIEGAPIPGGGYVTTFQDITPMRRTEQALKETNIYLEQRVKERTQELQVINEQMLTAKSVAEQANHGKTRFLASASHDLLQPLNAARLFTSALQGKSQSAECQQLVEHIDSSLGAAEEIISTLLDISKLDAGALEPDISVFPISDIIRRLTNDFSAIAKDQDLELDVVPSSAWIRSDAKLLRRVIQNFLSNAIRYTPKGRILLGCRRLDGYLRIEVWDTGPGIPDDQLTQIFEEFRRFQHGRDKKGLGLGLAIVDRISGMLNHPVTVQSRQSRGSVFSITVPRMAAEELTPLPLQAHGPARRVSSLKGRHLLCIDNDAAILQGMVALLSNWQCQITAAESLDDAMTKLGTGIPDILLADYQLDDDKNGLDAMDTLRVALDKRLPGILITGYMAQEVRDDATDRGYHVLYKPVKPAALRAMVNTLLK; translated from the coding sequence ATGATAAGCGCCTGGCTGCTCGTTCTGATCTCCATCACCTACATTTCACTGCTATTTTTTGTAGCTTGGGCAGGCGATCGCCACCCGGGGCTATACCGGCATCGCCTGGCCAGGACTCACATCTACGCGCTGTCTCTAGCCGTGTATTTTTCCTCCTGGACCTTTTATGGAGCCGTTGGTCGCGCCACCCAGGAAGGTCTTGGATTTTTGCCCATCTATCTTGGGCCGTTACTGGTATTCGTGTTCGCTGCACCGCTGTTGCGCCGCATCATTCATATCAGCAAGCGCAACAGCAGCACCTCCATAGCCGACTTTATCGCTTCCCGCTACGGAAAATCCCAGTTATTAGCAGCGATGATAGCCGTCTTCGCGCTAATCGGCAGCGTGCCTTACATCGCCTTGCAGTTAAAAGCCATCGCCATGGGCTTTGCGGTGCTGTCCAGCCCCCAGGGCAGCGTTCAGGAACTCAGTAACGCCGCCTGGAGCGATTCAGCTTGGTACATCACGTTGGCTCTGGCTCTGTTTACCATTTTATTTGGCACCCGCCATCTGGAATCAACAGAACATCACCGCGGCATGATTCAAGCCGTTGCGTTTGAATCTGTAATCAAACTGGTGGCGTTTTCAGCGGTTGGGTTGTTTGTGCTGTTTGGTTTTTTCAATGGTTTTGGCGATCTCACACAGCGAGTGGCCGCGGCCGATATCATCGGAGTGCTGACAACCCAAAACCTGAATCTGACCGCGTTTATTACCCAAACCCTTGTCGCCGGGGTAGCCATTGTCTGCCTGCCGCGGCAGTTCCACGTTATGGTGGTTGAAAACAGCGATCCTCGCGATTTCGAGACTGCGCGCTGGGCTATGCCTATTTATCTGATCATCGCTAGCGCTTTTGTACTGCCGATTGCAGCTGCCAGCTTGCTAGTGCCGGATAGCGCCAACTACAACCCTGACATTATGACGCTTCAGTTGCCCATACTGACCGGCAATACCTGGCTTGCAGTACTGGCGTTTCTGGGGGGCGGCTCCGCAGCGGCGGCGATGGTGATTGTGTGCTCAGTTGCGGTCGCCACTATGGTCAGCAACGAAATCATCATGCCAGCTTTGTTGAAATTCTTTCGCCCCAGAATGAATCGCAAGGCAGACCTGAGCTACCTGCTACTTAGCATCCGCCGCATCGCAATTTGCGCTGTTTTACTAACAGCGTATGGCTTTTATCGGATGGCAGGCGAAGACACCAGTTTAACGGCCTTCGGGTTACTGTCGTTCGCTGCTGCGGCGCAACTTGGACCTGCGTTGGTAGGCGGAATCGTTTGGCGCGGTGGTAACCACAACGGAGCGGTATGGGGTCTGTTTATAGGCTTTATACTATGGCTCTACACGCTGCTTCTGCCTGCACTGGCATCTACCGGCTGGATCAACGACACACTTGTTCAGCAAGGTCTCTGGGGCATGAGCTGGACCCGACCCACGGCGTTGTTTGGTACCGATTTGGACCAAATTAGCCACGGTATAATCTGGAGTCTGGGGGCCAATACCGCGATTTATATTGTGCTGTCTTTACTGACCCGCCAACGAGTACGTGAAAAAATACAGATTGCCACTTATTTTCAAGACGCACTCGGCCGCGGCGAAACCCCTCACCAGCAGACCTGGCAGGGTGAAATTCTGACCTCCGACCTGCAGGCTCTGGCTGATCGCTTCATGGGCGACGAGCGCGCAGAAACGGTGTTTCGCAATTACGAGCGCCGCAATGCCATCCGCCTTTACTCACAGCGGCCGGCAACAACACATTTTATGAAGTACATAGAGCGCCAGTTAGCATCGATTATCGGCGGTTCAACCGCGCGTGTGGTTTTGGAATCGACCCTGACCGGTCGCGACATGCAGATTGAAGACGTCGTCAGCATTGTGGATGAGGCCTCACAGGCGATGACGTTTAGCCGAGAGCTACTGCATTCGGCCATTGAAAACCTCAGCCTTGGCGTGTCGGTGGTGAATCATCAGCAGGAGCTGGTGGTGTGGAATCACCTATACATTGAACTGTTCAATTACCCCAAGAGTTTTGTACGCTTGGGACGACCGGCGGCTGACCTGCTTCGCTACACCCTGACTAACGCAAACCTGTCGGCCCGCAAAATTGATGAAATCGTTGCCGAGCGCATTGTCAGCATGACCCAAGGCCAGCGTGTTTCCTATGAGCTCCAGCGGCCCGATGGCACGTTTATCCGTATTGAAGGCGCGCCAATTCCCGGCGGCGGCTATGTCACGACATTTCAGGATATAACACCCATGCGCCGCACTGAACAGGCGCTGAAAGAAACCAATATCTATCTGGAACAACGGGTCAAAGAGCGAACCCAGGAACTGCAGGTGATCAACGAACAGATGCTCACGGCCAAGTCTGTGGCAGAGCAAGCCAATCACGGTAAAACACGATTTCTCGCGTCAGCCAGTCACGACCTGCTTCAACCTTTAAATGCCGCACGCCTGTTTACCTCTGCCCTACAAGGTAAATCCCAAAGTGCCGAGTGCCAGCAATTGGTCGAACACATCGACAGCTCACTGGGTGCGGCCGAAGAAATTATCAGTACTTTGCTGGATATCTCCAAACTGGATGCCGGTGCTCTGGAGCCGGACATCAGCGTATTCCCGATCAGCGATATCATCCGCCGGCTGACAAACGATTTTTCTGCCATCGCCAAAGATCAAGATCTTGAACTGGATGTGGTACCTAGTTCCGCCTGGATCCGCTCAGATGCAAAGCTTTTGCGCCGGGTGATCCAGAATTTCCTGTCCAATGCTATACGCTATACACCCAAGGGCCGCATCCTGCTGGGCTGTCGTCGCCTAGATGGTTACCTGCGCATTGAAGTCTGGGACACAGGGCCAGGCATTCCGGACGATCAGCTAACCCAGATTTTTGAAGAGTTCCGCCGTTTCCAGCATGGGCGTGACAAGAAAGGTCTGGGCCTTGGCCTTGCCATCGTCGACCGCATCAGCGGTATGCTCAATCATCCGGTGACGGTTCAGTCGCGGCAGAGTCGTGGCAGTGTATTCAGTATTACGGTGCCCAGAATGGCCGCTGAGGAGCTAACACCCCTGCCGTTACAGGCACACGGTCCGGCTCGGCGAGTATCCAGTCTGAAAGGACGCCATCTGCTATGTATTGATAACGATGCCGCTATTCTTCAAGGGATGGTGGCGCTGTTGAGTAACTGGCAATGCCAGATAACAGCTGCTGAAAGCCTGGACGACGCCATGACAAAATTGGGCACGGGCATTCCCGACATTCTGCTTGCCGACTATCAGCTAGACGACGACAAGAACGGTCTGGACGCCATGGACACGCTGCGCGTAGCTCTGGACAAACGCCTGCCCGGCATCCTGATTACCGGCTATATGGCACAAGAGGTAAGAGATGACGCGACCGACCGCGGCTATCATGTGCTTTATAAACCCGTAAAGCCGGCTGCTCTGCGTGCTATGGTGAATACACTTTTAAAATAG
- a CDS encoding sodium:solute symporter family protein, with protein sequence MSQFAINIIFVGGSFLLYIVIAIWARAGSTSDFYVAGGGIHPITNGMAIGADWMSAASFISMAGLIAAGGYANSTFLMGWTGGYVLLAMLLAPYLRKFGKFTVPEFIGDRFYSNKARLVAVVCLIVASLTYVIGQMAGAGVAFSRFLEVDSTTGLMIAAVVIFSYSVLGGMKGITYTQVAQYCVLIMAYTIPAVFISLELTGNPIPALGLFSTHIDSGLPILTKLNQVITDLGFNEYTADVDNKLNMVLFTLTLMIGTAGLPHVIIRFFTVPKVADARWSAGWALVFIALLYLTAPAVASMARLNLMTAIYPDGTAAAPIEYDNRPQWVKSWEVTGLITYEDKNQDGRIQLYNDTPAFEETAQSRGWNGNELEVNRDILVLANPEIANLPGWVIGLIAAGGLAAALSTAAGLLLAISSAVSHDLIKGSINPGITDKGELLAARISMAVAIVVATYLGANPPGFAAQVVALAFGIAAASLFPALMMGIFSKRVNNKGAIAGMLAGLAFTLTYIFVYKGWLFIPGTNNLADIPANWVFGISPLSIGAIGAVVNFTVAFGLSYATEEPPIEIQELVESVRYPRGAGEAQGH encoded by the coding sequence ATGAGCCAATTTGCGATTAACATTATCTTCGTAGGGGGTTCCTTCCTCCTCTACATCGTCATTGCTATCTGGGCAAGAGCCGGAAGCACAAGCGACTTCTACGTTGCCGGTGGCGGGATTCACCCAATCACCAATGGTATGGCGATAGGTGCAGACTGGATGTCAGCGGCGTCTTTTATCTCCATGGCGGGCCTGATCGCCGCGGGTGGTTACGCCAACTCCACCTTCCTGATGGGTTGGACGGGCGGCTATGTGCTGCTTGCCATGCTGCTCGCTCCTTACCTGAGGAAGTTTGGCAAGTTCACTGTGCCCGAGTTCATCGGTGACCGTTTCTACAGTAACAAAGCGCGCCTCGTCGCCGTTGTCTGCCTGATCGTGGCCTCTCTGACCTATGTTATCGGCCAGATGGCCGGTGCTGGCGTGGCCTTTTCCCGCTTCCTCGAAGTAGATTCTACAACCGGTCTGATGATCGCAGCGGTGGTTATTTTCAGCTACTCTGTTTTGGGCGGCATGAAGGGCATCACCTACACTCAGGTGGCTCAATACTGCGTTCTGATTATGGCCTACACCATCCCCGCGGTGTTTATCTCGCTGGAACTGACCGGTAACCCTATACCGGCACTGGGCCTGTTCTCCACCCACATTGACTCGGGGCTGCCGATTCTCACCAAGCTGAATCAGGTCATCACCGACCTTGGCTTCAACGAGTACACGGCAGACGTGGACAACAAGCTGAACATGGTTCTGTTTACCCTGACACTGATGATCGGTACGGCCGGTCTGCCACACGTCATCATTCGCTTCTTTACAGTTCCGAAGGTTGCCGATGCACGCTGGTCTGCTGGCTGGGCATTGGTGTTCATTGCCCTGCTCTACCTGACTGCACCGGCCGTAGCCTCCATGGCCAGACTGAACCTGATGACCGCCATCTACCCTGATGGAACAGCGGCTGCTCCTATCGAGTACGATAACCGTCCGCAATGGGTCAAGTCATGGGAAGTGACCGGTCTGATCACTTATGAAGACAAGAACCAGGACGGCCGGATTCAGCTTTACAACGACACTCCGGCGTTTGAAGAAACCGCTCAATCCCGTGGCTGGAATGGTAACGAATTGGAGGTGAACCGGGACATTCTGGTACTGGCCAACCCCGAGATTGCCAACCTGCCCGGCTGGGTCATCGGATTGATCGCCGCGGGTGGTCTAGCAGCGGCACTGTCAACAGCGGCGGGACTGTTGCTGGCGATATCCTCGGCCGTCAGTCACGACCTGATAAAGGGATCAATCAACCCCGGCATTACGGATAAGGGAGAGTTGCTGGCCGCGAGGATATCCATGGCGGTTGCCATAGTTGTGGCCACCTACCTGGGAGCCAACCCTCCCGGGTTCGCCGCTCAGGTCGTGGCACTGGCTTTCGGTATCGCAGCTGCGTCACTCTTTCCGGCTCTGATGATGGGGATCTTCTCCAAGCGAGTGAACAACAAAGGCGCGATTGCCGGTATGCTGGCCGGTCTGGCCTTCACCCTGACGTACATCTTTGTGTACAAAGGATGGTTGTTCATCCCGGGCACCAACAACCTGGCCGATATCCCGGCAAACTGGGTATTCGGGATTTCCCCACTGTCGATCGGTGCGATTGGTGCCGTCGTCAACTTTACGGTAGCCTTCGGTTTGTCCTACGCGACTGAAGAGCCGCCCATCGAGATCCAGGAACTGGTGGAAAGTGTTCGTTACCCACGCGGTGCGGGCGAAGCTCAAGGCCACTAA
- a CDS encoding DUF4212 domain-containing protein, with protein sequence MSGHSENAEQYWKANLRLIYGSLIIWALVSYGFGILLRPMLSGIAVGGTDLGFWFAQQGSILTFIVLIFFYAWRMNKIDEKFGVGEE encoded by the coding sequence ATGTCAGGTCATAGCGAAAACGCTGAGCAGTACTGGAAGGCGAACCTCCGCCTGATTTACGGAAGCCTTATTATATGGGCTTTGGTTTCATACGGTTTTGGCATTCTGCTTCGCCCCATGCTATCTGGCATCGCGGTTGGCGGAACCGATCTTGGCTTCTGGTTTGCCCAACAAGGATCCATTCTCACCTTTATCGTTTTAATCTTTTTCTATGCCTGGCGCATGAACAAGATTGACGAAAAATTCGGCGTAGGCGAGGAATAA
- a CDS encoding 3'-5' exonuclease has translation MIDFLKQWLERKKRGGIDTANLPNPKTIGKQLLMTSRLIVLDLETTGLNPAKDQVIAIGAVAINNNSIPLDDQFDLILRRPELDIRKTVLIHGIGPEALTDGYETEDALLHLLDWMNGDPILAYHSAFDQKFLEKTLRAELGYGENHVWLDVAELMPTFFPRANEQGKGLDNWADTFGLQASNRHQAAADAMVTAELTLIALNKAAQQGIHTLAQLSDKLRYQRHLRNIQRL, from the coding sequence ATGATCGACTTTCTGAAACAGTGGCTGGAACGCAAAAAGCGTGGCGGTATAGACACCGCCAACCTGCCGAACCCCAAAACGATTGGCAAACAGCTATTGATGACCTCGCGGTTAATCGTGCTCGATCTGGAAACCACAGGACTGAACCCAGCCAAAGATCAGGTGATCGCCATAGGCGCCGTAGCCATTAATAACAATTCCATACCGCTTGACGACCAGTTTGACCTGATACTGCGCCGGCCAGAGCTGGATATCCGTAAAACCGTACTGATTCACGGTATTGGGCCCGAAGCACTGACCGACGGCTACGAAACCGAAGATGCTCTGCTGCACCTTTTGGACTGGATGAATGGCGACCCTATTCTGGCCTATCACTCGGCGTTTGATCAGAAGTTTCTTGAGAAAACCCTGCGCGCGGAGCTCGGCTACGGCGAAAATCACGTCTGGCTCGATGTTGCAGAGCTAATGCCTACCTTCTTTCCAAGAGCCAATGAGCAGGGCAAGGGCTTGGACAACTGGGCTGACACCTTCGGCTTGCAGGCCAGTAACCGTCATCAAGCGGCAGCTGACGCTATGGTCACCGCCGAACTCACGTTGATTGCTCTCAACAAAGCGGCACAGCAGGGCATTCACACCCTGGCCCAACTCAGCGACAAATTGCGTTATCAGCGCCACCTGAGAAATATACAACGGCTTTAG
- a CDS encoding putative nucleotidyltransferase substrate binding domain-containing protein gives MAAASQDQNRPQNTRAIMAFLQNHPPFSNMDENHLAHFAEHSTLRFYANDEVVLSADDGVANQFYVVKQGRIRGERLNSRDDRTETTFEIGLGDCFPLAALVGERPTRTLHRSVGDTFCLNIEHEDFVILFTQSDTFRDFCLRGVSSLLDQVNQRIQSGAMASIGSNFTLDSPLERFALRNPIVCTPDLPVHKAVARMHESNVGSIVITDDNRHPVGIFTLRDLRTLIAEEKAPLSAPIRHVMTPNPCSLLAKENAFAAAMLMAEHHFAHICVVDDENRLIGVVSERDLFALQRVDLVNLARTIGTATHLRTLVSLRADVSHLVDSMLAHGADSGQIVKIITTLNDVTVRRVLELNIAKNDPGIPFTWLTFGSEGRQEQTLLTDQDNGILFTTPKGMTEDQVREKLLPFARIVNDELAECGFTLCKGNIMASNPKLCLSGAEWDRWFVHFIDASTPQNLVYSSIFLDMRAVFGPSEPLHELFQTVLKRIGNNPLFQKMLAGNAFTRKPPLTMFRSFRYVSDGKKHALDLKRQGLAPFVETVRVFALANGVGAANTLERMDELARKGVFDAKDANAWKEAYSLIQAIRMRAHNEMLENKEPLTNYIDPDDLNPLDRRILRESFRQAQRLQQKLELAYQL, from the coding sequence ATGGCAGCAGCCTCTCAAGACCAGAATCGCCCACAAAATACCCGGGCCATTATGGCTTTTCTACAAAATCATCCACCTTTCTCTAATATGGATGAAAATCATCTAGCGCACTTTGCAGAGCATTCTACCCTACGTTTTTACGCTAATGACGAGGTGGTTTTGTCTGCAGACGATGGCGTTGCTAACCAATTTTACGTTGTAAAGCAGGGGCGGATTCGTGGCGAGAGACTGAATAGTAGGGACGATCGCACCGAAACCACTTTCGAGATTGGCCTGGGGGACTGTTTTCCACTGGCAGCACTTGTGGGTGAGCGGCCTACTCGCACGCTGCACCGATCGGTGGGCGACACATTTTGCCTGAACATTGAACATGAAGATTTTGTCATCCTGTTTACTCAAAGCGATACATTCCGCGACTTTTGCCTGCGCGGCGTTAGCAGCCTTCTCGATCAGGTGAATCAACGCATACAGTCCGGCGCCATGGCATCGATTGGTTCGAATTTTACGTTAGATTCCCCGCTGGAACGCTTTGCCCTACGTAATCCCATTGTGTGCACGCCCGACTTGCCCGTGCACAAAGCTGTGGCGCGTATGCACGAAAGCAACGTAGGCAGTATTGTGATCACCGACGACAACCGACATCCGGTGGGCATTTTCACATTGCGCGACTTGCGCACACTGATTGCCGAAGAAAAAGCCCCCCTGAGCGCCCCGATTCGGCACGTTATGACACCGAACCCCTGCTCATTGTTAGCCAAAGAAAACGCCTTTGCAGCCGCCATGCTAATGGCGGAGCATCACTTTGCCCACATTTGTGTGGTAGACGACGAGAACAGATTAATTGGCGTTGTATCAGAACGGGATTTGTTTGCACTGCAGCGGGTAGACCTGGTCAATCTAGCCCGCACCATCGGCACCGCAACTCACCTGCGCACATTGGTTAGCCTGCGCGCGGATGTTTCGCACCTGGTTGATTCGATGCTGGCCCACGGCGCCGATTCCGGCCAGATCGTGAAAATCATCACGACCTTGAACGACGTCACCGTGCGCCGTGTATTAGAACTGAACATCGCCAAAAACGATCCCGGCATACCGTTCACCTGGCTGACGTTCGGCAGCGAGGGTCGCCAGGAGCAGACTCTGTTGACCGATCAGGACAACGGCATATTGTTTACCACGCCGAAAGGTATGACGGAAGATCAAGTACGGGAGAAACTGCTGCCGTTCGCGCGCATCGTGAACGACGAGCTGGCGGAATGTGGGTTCACTCTGTGTAAGGGCAATATTATGGCCAGCAATCCAAAACTGTGCTTGAGCGGCGCCGAATGGGACCGCTGGTTCGTGCACTTTATCGATGCTTCGACACCGCAGAACCTGGTATATTCGTCTATATTCCTCGACATGCGCGCGGTTTTTGGCCCCAGCGAACCATTGCACGAGCTATTCCAAACAGTTCTGAAGCGTATCGGCAACAATCCGCTATTCCAGAAGATGCTAGCGGGCAACGCTTTTACCCGTAAGCCGCCACTGACCATGTTCCGCAGTTTTCGCTATGTCAGCGATGGTAAAAAACACGCGTTAGATCTCAAACGTCAGGGCCTGGCACCCTTCGTTGAAACCGTGCGGGTGTTCGCCTTGGCTAACGGTGTAGGGGCTGCGAATACCCTGGAGCGGATGGATGAACTGGCTCGCAAAGGAGTGTTCGACGCAAAAGATGCCAACGCCTGGAAAGAAGCCTACAGCCTGATACAGGCCATCCGTATGCGGGCACACAATGAAATGCTCGAAAACAAAGAACCGCTAACCAACTACATTGATCCAGATGACTTGAACCCGCTGGACCGCCGAATACTCCGCGAATCTTTCCGCCAGGCCCAGCGCCTGCAACAGAAGCTGGAACTGGCCTACCAGCTCTAG